Proteins from a genomic interval of Papaver somniferum cultivar HN1 chromosome 4, ASM357369v1, whole genome shotgun sequence:
- the LOC113275348 gene encoding 1-aminocyclopropane-1-carboxylate oxidase homolog 3-like isoform X1 yields the protein MTTSAAVFEEIYDRSKEVKDFDDSKLGVKGLLDSGITSIPRFFFHPPESLPSITIPSQLISNIEIPTVDLSHIDTDHRTFIVDQINEASCTWGFFQVINHKVPLDVLNRALLSIKAFNEQSNEVKSQYYCRENDRGMTFASNFDLFQSKAASWRDTLQMGMDRTDFDKVPEIVRSELFELDQHVKRLGETLMEILCEGLGVDEDRLKNMACSERRHLAGHYYPYCPEANRTVGTKCHTDPSVFTVLLQDHIGGLQVKHGEHWVDVKPLDGALVINIGDILQIMSNDKYRSVEHRVVANSVHEPRISVAIFFNPGNLEIMYGPLPELITPPQKSAIYKQFTLEDFIMKFRAKGLDGKSSLVNYFLL from the exons ATGACAACTTCTGCTGCTGTGTTCGAGGAGATATATGATCGGTCGAAGGAAGTAAAGGATTTTGATGATTCAAAACTTGGAGTCAAAGGTCTACTCGACTCAGGTATCACTTCTATACCTCGATTTTTCTTTCATCCACCTGAATCTCTCCCTTCTATCACCATCCCGAGCCAACTCATCTCTAATATTGAAATTCCAACCGTTGACCTTTCTCATATCGATACCGATCACCGGACGTTCATCGTGGATCAAATCAACGAAGCTTCGTGTACATGGGGTTTCTTTCAAGTAATCAACCACAAGGTTCCTTTGGACGTCCTCAACCGTGCTCTGTTGTCCATCAAAGCTTTTAACGAGCAGTCAAATGAAGTTAAGTCACAGTACTATTGCAGAGAAAATGATCGAGGTATGACTTTTGCATCAAATTTTGATCTGTTTCAATCAAAGGCAGCTAGCTGGAGAGACACGTTACAGATGGGAATGGATCGCACCGATTTCGACAAGGTACCGGAGATTGTAAGGAGCGAGTTGTTTGAGTTGGACCAACACGTCAAACGACTTGGAGAAACTTTAATGGAAATATTATGCGAAGGGTTAGGAGTGGATGAAGACAGGTTGAAAAATATGGCATGTTCGGAAAGAAGGCATTTGGCAGGCCATTATTATCCATATTGTCCAGAGGCAAACCGAACCGTAGGAACCAAGTGCCATACGGATCCATCTGTGTTTACTGTTTTGCTGCAGGATCATATTGGAGGGTTACAAGTGAAGCATGGTGAACATTGGGTTGATGTTAAACCCTTGGATGGGGCTCTTGTTATCAACATAGGAGATATCCTTCAG ATAATGTCTAATGACAAGTATCGGAGCGTGGAACACCGAGTCGTGGCAAATTCTGTTCATGAGCCGAGAATTTCCGTAGCTATTTTCTTCAACCCAGGCAACTTGGAAATCATGTATGGACCTCTACCAGAGCTAATAACTCCACCACAAAAGTCGGCAATTTACAAGCAGTTTACACTGGAGGACTTTATAATGAAATTTAGAGCAAAAGGGTTGGATGGCAAGTCATCTTTAGTTAATTACTTCTTGTTGTAA
- the LOC113275348 gene encoding 1-aminocyclopropane-1-carboxylate oxidase homolog 1-like isoform X3 yields the protein MTTSAAVFEEIYDRSKEVKDFDDSKLGVKGLLDSASCTWGFFQVINHKVPLDVLNRALLSIKAFNEQSNEVKSQYYCRENDRGMTFASNFDLFQSKAASWRDTLQMGMDRTDFDKVPEIVRSELFELDQHVKRLGETLMEILCEGLGVDEDRLKNMACSERRHLAGHYYPYCPEANRTVGTKCHTDPSVFTVLLQDHIGGLQVKHGEHWVDVKPLDGALVINIGDILQIMSNDKYRSVEHRVVANSVHEPRISVAIFFNPGNLEIMYGPLPELITPPQKSAIYKQFTLEDFIMKFRAKGLDGKSSLVNYFLL from the exons ATGACAACTTCTGCTGCTGTGTTCGAGGAGATATATGATCGGTCGAAGGAAGTAAAGGATTTTGATGATTCAAAACTTGGAGTCAAAGGTCTACTCGACTCAG CTTCGTGTACATGGGGTTTCTTTCAAGTAATCAACCACAAGGTTCCTTTGGACGTCCTCAACCGTGCTCTGTTGTCCATCAAAGCTTTTAACGAGCAGTCAAATGAAGTTAAGTCACAGTACTATTGCAGAGAAAATGATCGAGGTATGACTTTTGCATCAAATTTTGATCTGTTTCAATCAAAGGCAGCTAGCTGGAGAGACACGTTACAGATGGGAATGGATCGCACCGATTTCGACAAGGTACCGGAGATTGTAAGGAGCGAGTTGTTTGAGTTGGACCAACACGTCAAACGACTTGGAGAAACTTTAATGGAAATATTATGCGAAGGGTTAGGAGTGGATGAAGACAGGTTGAAAAATATGGCATGTTCGGAAAGAAGGCATTTGGCAGGCCATTATTATCCATATTGTCCAGAGGCAAACCGAACCGTAGGAACCAAGTGCCATACGGATCCATCTGTGTTTACTGTTTTGCTGCAGGATCATATTGGAGGGTTACAAGTGAAGCATGGTGAACATTGGGTTGATGTTAAACCCTTGGATGGGGCTCTTGTTATCAACATAGGAGATATCCTTCAG ATAATGTCTAATGACAAGTATCGGAGCGTGGAACACCGAGTCGTGGCAAATTCTGTTCATGAGCCGAGAATTTCCGTAGCTATTTTCTTCAACCCAGGCAACTTGGAAATCATGTATGGACCTCTACCAGAGCTAATAACTCCACCACAAAAGTCGGCAATTTACAAGCAGTTTACACTGGAGGACTTTATAATGAAATTTAGAGCAAAAGGGTTGGATGGCAAGTCATCTTTAGTTAATTACTTCTTGTTGTAA
- the LOC113275348 gene encoding 1-aminocyclopropane-1-carboxylate oxidase homolog 3-like isoform X2, translating into MTTSAAVFEEIYDRSKEVKDFDDSKLGVKGLLDSDHRTFIVDQINEASCTWGFFQVINHKVPLDVLNRALLSIKAFNEQSNEVKSQYYCRENDRGMTFASNFDLFQSKAASWRDTLQMGMDRTDFDKVPEIVRSELFELDQHVKRLGETLMEILCEGLGVDEDRLKNMACSERRHLAGHYYPYCPEANRTVGTKCHTDPSVFTVLLQDHIGGLQVKHGEHWVDVKPLDGALVINIGDILQIMSNDKYRSVEHRVVANSVHEPRISVAIFFNPGNLEIMYGPLPELITPPQKSAIYKQFTLEDFIMKFRAKGLDGKSSLVNYFLL; encoded by the exons ATGACAACTTCTGCTGCTGTGTTCGAGGAGATATATGATCGGTCGAAGGAAGTAAAGGATTTTGATGATTCAAAACTTGGAGTCAAAGGTCTACTCGACTCA GATCACCGGACGTTCATCGTGGATCAAATCAACGAAGCTTCGTGTACATGGGGTTTCTTTCAAGTAATCAACCACAAGGTTCCTTTGGACGTCCTCAACCGTGCTCTGTTGTCCATCAAAGCTTTTAACGAGCAGTCAAATGAAGTTAAGTCACAGTACTATTGCAGAGAAAATGATCGAGGTATGACTTTTGCATCAAATTTTGATCTGTTTCAATCAAAGGCAGCTAGCTGGAGAGACACGTTACAGATGGGAATGGATCGCACCGATTTCGACAAGGTACCGGAGATTGTAAGGAGCGAGTTGTTTGAGTTGGACCAACACGTCAAACGACTTGGAGAAACTTTAATGGAAATATTATGCGAAGGGTTAGGAGTGGATGAAGACAGGTTGAAAAATATGGCATGTTCGGAAAGAAGGCATTTGGCAGGCCATTATTATCCATATTGTCCAGAGGCAAACCGAACCGTAGGAACCAAGTGCCATACGGATCCATCTGTGTTTACTGTTTTGCTGCAGGATCATATTGGAGGGTTACAAGTGAAGCATGGTGAACATTGGGTTGATGTTAAACCCTTGGATGGGGCTCTTGTTATCAACATAGGAGATATCCTTCAG ATAATGTCTAATGACAAGTATCGGAGCGTGGAACACCGAGTCGTGGCAAATTCTGTTCATGAGCCGAGAATTTCCGTAGCTATTTTCTTCAACCCAGGCAACTTGGAAATCATGTATGGACCTCTACCAGAGCTAATAACTCCACCACAAAAGTCGGCAATTTACAAGCAGTTTACACTGGAGGACTTTATAATGAAATTTAGAGCAAAAGGGTTGGATGGCAAGTCATCTTTAGTTAATTACTTCTTGTTGTAA